The Trichoderma breve strain T069 chromosome 2, whole genome shotgun sequence DNA segment CGTGGTGTTCAGAGTGCAAAGACAAGGAGGACACAATCAGTCTACACAAACACAAATTCTTCCCCATGGAACTTCGCAAAGATCTAGACATTAATGCACCTGACATTCAAGGAATCCTAGAGAGAATACACAAAGAAATAACATCCAACTTGGCTTCCATTGAGGAACAGCCACAGCAAGGTGGCGAAATGCTCACCGGCAACTCCCCAATACATGCAgaacctcctcctctcgcTCCCGCTCAAGCCTCTCTACCGCTCGCCACGCTTCACGCCTTCAACTTCCTAGCCATCACCCGACCCATCTGGACGCCTTTCCTCCCACTCTCCCCTTCCGCTCAAGCCCTCGTCGACCCATGGCACGCTCTGTGGTCTCGTGAATACGAATACCGCCGCTGGCGAAGTTTCATGGAAAGGAGAAGCATGAACTATGAGAATTCGGCTTGGAGACGCTTCCAGGAACTACAATACCTGAAACGGGGGTTCACAAGAGCGTATACCGATGGAGAGCGGGTGAAGCAGGATTTAGTGCTCTGTGATATACGGCGATTGTTCGATGACAAGGCTGTGGTTAGGCCAATGCCGCCGAGGAAGTGGCCTCCGGtggtgaggaagaggcagtGATGATATACGACGTTATGATGAATAATCTATAGCTTTGGAATTATTTTTGGTCTTTTACAGCATAGCTAGGCATTGGATTCACGTGTAATGCTAGTTTTGAATTTCGAGACAAGTTTCTGTTGCGCTATACTGAGGATAAAACATCGTAACGTGTGCTATTTCTATCATAATAATTAAGCTATTCCATAAGAGGTTCTGGGCGAGTAATAATCCCAAATCTCATCACAGTAAATATGTTACTGcaagtaagaaaaaaaaaacaggcTTGACCAAGGCATTCATCATCTATCCAGCGTAACAGTGTCGTTGTGCGCATTAAATCGTGTATCTGAAGTGAGGGCTGTCGTCGCCAAGCTCCTTAAGCTCATCATCCGGGAGCCCTTGGTGCTCTTCGCTCAACTCCCCAGCATCGCGATTCTTGTTCGCcctccagaaccagaaccagaggAATGCGTAAACGCAGGTGCCGAAGCCAACCATGCTGAGGGAGACGGCGTGGCCACGGATGAAGCGTGGTTTATCAAGCGCAGGGCTAGATTGTGGTGATTAGCTCAAATATTGCGCGTAACTCTCTGTCAAGTGTACAAGATGTAGTGCATGTACAGAGAGATGGTTTGGGGAACTCACTATATGAAGGCGGACATGATTCCGGATGCGTTGCCAAAGGTAAGTTGCATACCTGTGGCAGTCGTTCTCTTGCCGTATCGAGGGGTGTTATTCGGTAACTGTTTGAAGATGTTAGTTTTCTCCCCCTAATAGATATCCTGAGGTGTATAATAAGAGCTTACCCATGCAATTGGAAGACCGACAACGACGTAGAGTCCACATGCGACAAGAAAACACCCAAAGTAGTGTACTCCAGGTGACGAATCGGACAATAGGACGGCATATCCAACAACGCTTATCATGCCAAAGATGACGCAGAACACTCCTCTCATCTGCAGCCGATCAGACAGCATGGCTATGCTCATGTATGCCACTGCGCCTAAGAAGTAGCACGGGATGGTGAGAAGCTGAACTTGAGCAGTGGTCCATTCACCAAGGGCACTAATAATGGTGGGCAAGAAAGTTGAGAAGCCTAGAACATGATTAGCCAAAgattttcctcttttttcatCGTATTCAGACAGGATCCATACCGTAGAGCATGGTATCCACGCCAAACTGGGCAAACGAAAAGGCCCAGACCTTCCAGTCCGTAAAGGCCTTCATCATGTCTCGTCGGCTAAACTCGCGGCTGGATGCTGTATTGCCATAGTCCCGCTtgtgtctctcttccatcaggactttctcctcttcagtAAGAAAATACGCAGAGGGCGCATCATTCGGCAGCGCAATCAACGTGACTACACCAAGCACCACGCTTGGAATGCcttcaatgatgaaaatCCAGCGCCACCCACTCATGCCGCGAACACCGTCCATGTGTCCAATGCCATACGCCAGCAGTCCACCGAGAGCGCCCGCAATGGCAGCACTGACAAAGAGATATCCTATTCTCAAGGCAAGCTCATGCTTGGTGTAGAAGAAGGTGAGATAGACGCTGAGACCGGGGAACAAGCCCGCTTCGACAACTCCCAAGAGCAGACGGCAGGCAATGAGTGAGCCATATGATTCCACTAATCCGGTAAGAGTCGCAATGATGCCCCAGGCCGTGACAATGAATGCTATCCACCGTCGGGGGGTGAATAGCTTGAGAACAAGATTTGAGGGTACCTCGAACAGGAGGTATGtgacgaagaggatggaaACGGTGACTTGAAATTGCTCAGATGAGAGGCTGAGATCCTCCTCAAGGCCATACAGTCGAGCGTTGCCAATGTTAACTCTGCAGCCAGTCAGTAATCTCCGCCTTCTCTTCTGTACGCCTCCAAAGTTAAAGATGAAGAGTCGAGAGTGGGATGCCTTACCTGTCCAAGAAACTAAACAGATACAAGGCCATGACAAGCGGAATAATGTAAAGGTCCAGCTTCCgcaccaacttcttctcatcaacacctTGGAGCAGCGTCTCATTGTCTGACTCTAGAGCGGCACGATCTTGCAACTGcgtcctcttttcttcctgaTCTTGGCTGGGCACCATCCCCATTGTGATCTCTTGTGACGCCATCCTTGATGAGaatcctctctcttccggTGTCTCTGCCGGTCAAACAGCGCCCCAATTTGTCACCAAGGAAACCAGAGGATCTTGGCGTTCCCTCGGAAAGAAATGATTACCTCGAGAAACTAAAACAGCCGGTCGGGAAGTCAAAGACGAGCAAGTCTTTCTCCTATAGGTCCCCACCCCGGATCCTTTCGTCCAGCCACTCGCAGAAGCCGAGATGTCTCAgaaagacaaacaaaaaaaaggaaaacccGCCGGGGCCTCAATTCGACATGGTTACAAACAGTAGTATGTAGTAACAATGTCTCAACACGGGCCTCGGTATTAGTAATATCTCTTCACAAAAGTTGTACTCGGTAATGAACAAAGTGAGGCTGAATGTTGTGAAACACAAGCAAACAAAtgtaagaagaagaagtagaagaaaaacaagccGAAAGACCGAGCGTCGAACAACACAAAAAGAGTCACAAGTTCGTGacccagaaaaaaaacctgCCTAAGAACATAGAAGGGAAGGCACTCTATAGCTTAAGGTAGAAGCGAAAATAATAAGTGGCGTGAGTGGCCGTTCCGCGAATCAACTAGCGTGCCCGCATTTCGGACCTGagaggcagaaaaaaaagggaaaagaaaagaaaaagcctcTTTCCCTTGGCTTTATCTGCTCATACGGTCAAGGTCGGTTTCCAGGTTCTTATGCATGCAGAGGCTATATCCGGAGGCTTATCAATCAGTCCCATCAGCTGCTGAGGATCTATCTCGTCACGAGCACATGTAACCAATCacaaaaagatgaagagatcgTATGCCTTATTTTGCTTGTGCCACCCAAAAATTCGATAATTGGTAAAGATGGCGTTGTTAGTATAACATACTCGCTTTTCACCTTCATCTACCGATCGAAGCATACAACATGAGATCCCATTCGCTTCATCACTACTTACTTACAAAATCAGTCATCGTAATTGCAAATAATCATGCATCAATCCCAATAGATGCTTCCAATCCCCCATAGGTCCTGATCCTCGCTAGTCCCGTTCATCACATTAAGCTTCTTTTACTCTATTTTCAAAGTTTGGCGCACGCTCGAAATTTGCCGTAGCGTGCTGAGGCGCAGCAGCCGGTTATTTGCCGCGGAATGCATGGCTCAGCACGCGCATTAGCCAGGAACCAAAACTGCTTCAGAAAAAAGCATAATAACATTTTGCCGGGACAAATtcagaaaaacaaaaacaaaggggagagggagaaagaaatgcaaaagcaagaaaaggaaggaaaaagaaaagaaaacacacacacaacagTTCAAAACATGTAGTAAATTGAAACGGTCCATTATTAAAGATACATAAAGGTGGCTACACAGAACAGAGCAAACCAACATGGCTCTGCTCTCTCAAGTTTCCTCAAACCTCATTCGTCACACGTTTGTCGAGTcttccagcatcatcacgCGTCTTGCCAATGGCATGGCCCCCTTCTTCTAACGTCAAGTTCATACATCACATCAATCGAAAAAATCTTTCCCCCTCCAGGTCTGTTAGAATCACCAAGCCTCTCCTGTTGCAATTAAGCCTAGTTCGTGGTGAACACGCCGGGTATAGACAGTATATACAAAAGACACGTGCCTTGTATGTtcccgccgctgctgcagatgcagatgggCCTCCTCCCAATCAATCAGTTGGGAGTCAAGCCATCTCCTTTGCTGATCCAGTAGTCTAGTTCTCAGGTCCCCAAATATTgcccctttttttgcttcttttagTGATAGTTTTGCGTAGGCATTTCGTAGACTGGCCCGCTCTGATGGCTCAGGACTGCGTTGCCGTCAATCTCGGAAGCCTCGGGGTTGTTCCATTTGGCAGCATTGACGTTGTCGTTGCCCAACTCAGCAGCATCGGCATGAGCAGGGGGGACGTTGGCGGTCCTGTTGTCGAATGAGACGGGGCTGACAGTGTTTGCCATTGTCGTTGCCGGGCTGGGCGAAGTGTAGGCTGAACCGTACGGCTCTGGCTTGGCATATCCAGCACGTCCATCACCCAAGGCGGTACCACGGTAGCCCTCGGGAGCGGCGGGCTTGACGGGAGTGCGGCCGGGGGCCAGGAAAGCTGCTGCGTTGGCGGTGTGAGCCGACATGGGTTGCTGGCGACCGGGACCGCCAAttccaccgccgccgccgccgccgatcGGGACTTCAGAAGCGCCAACCAGGTCGTCGTGGTCAGGGCTGGGGCCGCGGTTGCGACGCCTcaggatgaggaagagggcagcgccgatgatgagcagACCACCGACACCGACACCGACACCAATACCAGCCTTGGCGCCGGTGGACAGGCCCGAGCTATCGGATGCATGGCTGGTGTTGCCATCCGGAACGCCCGTGCCAGAGCCTGTCGGGGCAGTGGAGGTCTCCTGGACACCGGTGGTAACAACAGTCGAGGTGACGGTCAAGGTGCTGGTCGTAGTAATGGTCGTCTTGGCATTGGCCTGGCTGGTCTGGGTGATGGTCCTGGTAACAACGGTCCTGGTGGTCTCGGTGTCTCGGACGGtcctggtggtggtgtcgaCAATGGTGGTGCCACTGCCGCCTCCGACGGTCACAGTCACGACATCGGTAACGAAGGCGCGCGCCTCCAAATCGCGCAGAGCCAGATATTGGTTCAGAGACTCGGCATCAACAACCTCGGTAGGAAGAGGATCAACTCCCGTCCTGGGCGCAACCCTGTAATCCCGCTTCTGCGCGGCGGTGGGCGTTTCGAAGACGGTGGTGGTCTCAAagacggtggtggtggctgttTCCGCGTTGCTGCTAGTAACAGTGGTCGTGGTAAAAGCCGTCGACGTCGTGGTAATcgtggtggtgatggtcgTCGTCACAGTCCTGATGCTTGTGGCAGTCCTGCCGCCGGGGCCCGTCACAGTCTCGGTCTcaaagatggtggtggtgctgtcgctgtcatcagagctgctgctgctactgctgctgccagggGTCGACGAGGTCGGGGGAGGAGTTGTCGAGGATGACGGCGGAGGAGTGGACGACGAGGAGTCGCCTCCATCGGTCGGTCCTGGAGCGGTGGACGATGAGCCCGAGTCGTCTTGTCGGATCACAACATTTGCATGGACGCTTCCAAGCAGCGCGCCGAAGACGAGTGCCAACGGCAGGCGCATTTTGAAGGAAAATCTCGAGGTGTGGCCAAACTATGCGTCTTAAGGATGAGGCCGTACAACAATGAAAATAGTGGTGTCGAAAGtaaagtaagaaaaaaacgaagaatgatgacgatggcgattaGGTGCCAGGCGAGTGAAACAAGCGAGTGGAAGGGGTCGGTTAGGATGGAAGCAGCAAGTTCAAGGGCCCTGGGGAATTTGAACGGCGACAAGAGCCAGTGGCCAGAGGAGCCAGAGGGAGAAACGGCCCGTTGTTTGGCCATTGGCCGCAGCAGGCACACGCGGACTCCCGGAGAACTTGAGCCACGCAGCAGACAGACTCCGTTGGGTTGGGGTACCCGGTACTTGCGCCAAGGGTACTCGGACAGTCGGGCACGCGGGTATCTGTACCCCCAGAACAGGTCCACAACATGCCAGTTGACCTCTGTAATCAgcgatggatggatttttttcttttttttcctcttccagtGCGGGTGGTCCGCTAAAGTTCCAGTCCAGCTGTCGCAGTCTGGTGGTTCTACGGAGCACAGGTGCACTAAAGATGAGGCCGCCCAGAGCGTGTGTCTACTAAGCATCGAGCATGTCTACAGTACAAGTTCAACACGAGCTGTGAAACTGGACGTGCACCAgcaggtaccggtacccCGTGGCGACACCTGCACAGGTATCACTCGTATCGCATCGTCGCAAAACACATGAGCAGCACGAGAACGAAAAGCACTTTTTGCGCATTTCGCTGGGCAGAGCAGACGGACCCGTTAGGCTAGTACGAATGTTGCACGCGGGACTTCAGGAGAGTGAATCAAAACAGCAGCGCTTTTGCCCGGTGCAGCTTAGCGGCGAAAAAGTGGCAATGCAGGGACCCCCCAGAATACGAACTGCtcagagagggaaaaggatCCATTTTGATTCATGGAAGACTgaccaaaggaagaaaagagagaacgagtactccgtagtaaaagaaaagaaaaaagaggatccCCATCCCCTGAAAAAAGAGAACCGAGGGTCGATGCCAGTTGAAAGTCGAGTCACCTGCCAATTGGGCAGACAGGTaacgtgtactcgtacatacagtacaAGCGAATATTACGATTACCTCACCTGGGTCCATGTTGATGCTACCTCATACCCCGTTGATACGCCATGTTGGAAATTTGTTTCATCGGTATTTCATTACCGTCTTGGCCGTCAATGTCAACGTCAGTGGTTATTCTAGGTGATTACCACACAAGTCCCGTGCTAGCCCCTCTACATACAAGCAACGCCCGAggccatcccatccatgcTGCAATCGCTCCTCACCTTGCCCAGAACCGTAAGCCTGATCGCCTCGTCCACGAACGAGTCGTTATGCGAAATGACGTGCACCAAGCTGGCACTATTAGACACTAAACCGCCAGTAGTACTTGGTTCGTCATTGATTGGCGAGTGCGTGACCAAGTATTCAATGTCTCTCCCTTCCAtgcctcatcttcaataGTACAGCACCATTGTTTTGGCAGTAAACAACGTGCAGTGCAGCAAACAATACGAACCCAAAATTCCAACCAAAAATGTCATCCCATTCCTCCCCAAATCTGCATCAGCCTCCGCCACATCCCCCCGAAATAGGAACcatgacaagaagaaaaagccacAAGATCTAAATACCAAAACTAGCCCATATTCTCTGCTTGCTTCATAAGATGACCGCCAGGCTGGGAAACGCTGATGCCCCAAAGCTGAGATTTGCTGCTATTCTTGTTCATTTCTTTCTGACTACACCGTACTAAAATGACCTAGTAACTTCCctttattgtttttttttcgccaGCGAGGCGCCCAGCTAAACTGTCTTCGCCCGCTGGAATGCCGGAAGCTGTCAGACTGCATGGAGCTACCCTCGTGACGATCCTTTGGGCTCTTCTATTTTCCCTTCGCTCtcttatctttttttttttaaaaaccCTTTAAGCGCAGTGTTTTTTTAGGTCCGGAAATCCTTATGGCCGGTAAGATCTTGCTCCCGTGATACCGGATCGGATACCCCGAAGCCTCAAATGCTTCTCCCCCCAATAAATTATGTCACTTGGAGCCGGCCTTTCCTCAgtgcccttgcccttgccctttaTTTCTCCAAATCATGGGTCcgtatactcgtatataAAAGAATAAAACAATGAAAAAGTGAAACATTCGAGGGGGACCTGACCACCTGCCTCATTTTGCTGCAAAGTCGACGATTGCTGATGCTACTAGCCAACAGCGGCATATGAATGTCAAACGCTGCTCCGCAGTGACAGAAAAGCCGGCATTGATACCTCCACTTGTGCGTACAATACAAGGTATGCTGGACAGTAAGACGTCAGTTAGGCTATTACAGCTGACACTGGCGGCAAAGACATCCTAAATCGGGCATCCCAGCTTGACAGGTAGTACTTGTAGTATTATCAAAGTTGTATTCATCCAGAACTTGATCGACATTTTATTCTGCTTTACTTGTAATTTGATAACTAGTAATTCACACAAGACGAAAAATGTATATACGCAACACATACACTCAGATAgttatatatgtatatatctTGTACAAGTCATCTCTCATCAGCCTGCTCCATCCCCTTATATCCTACctatcctcctcttctttgtcaaaAACCCCCCCTCGGGCCCCTCTCGCCAACAGTTACGTGTATGCGTCCAGCGCAACGACTTTTATGGGAATTATTACGTTtataagaagaaaaacttTCTCCATCCACCACTGAGAGAGAGCAAGCCCTGGTATCATGAGAGGGGACAAGAGTCGAcaaagggaaacaaaaattgagaaagcaaaaaaggggggCACTGCTGTAGTAGTATCGATCGATCTCGTCGCGGTGGAGAAGAAACAGGGAAAGAAATGGAGAGGCCGTtgacaaggagattgaaaCAATCGTAGGCACTTTAAAAGTTTTCTTTGCCCCAGACGAACGAGAACCTAAATGGAAGTCAGAATAAGTTTACACACAAAAAGAAACGCCAGAAATGATAGATGAAACAAAGAACTTACTCAGGATCCGTATACTTGTTGCAGTAAACATGCAGGGAACTTCCCAGTCCCTTGGGTCCACAGAAAAACACACCCGCTTCGCAAGGACTGTGCAGCTTCCGGATCCCTCGGAAAATCATGTCCCAGTTGGGCCGCCCAAAGTTGGTGGGACTCCTCAGGCCCGTAATGGTATCTTTGTCGGCGTTGGCATCGTTGATCATGATGTTGGTGGCATCGTccgccttgatcttggccgTCAGGTACGTGTGGATCTCGATGCGGTTGTCCACGTCCTGCGCCTCgacggccagcagcagcgaccGGAACCACTCAAAGGAGCCAAAGTCTCGGCAGATCCAGAAGAAGTAGACCTTTCGCAGCCGCGTCTTCTGCTGCGGGTAGTTCATCCGGTACCAGATGGACTTGAGGATCGAGGCAAAGGGCGTCACGCCAATACCGGCACCGACGAGAACCGCCACCTCGTACTTGAAGACGTCCTCCGAGGCAGATCCGAAGGGGCCGTCGACGTAGACCCTGGGCAGGACACGCTTCAGGGCCGGATCGTTGGTCTCGTCACCGGCAACTCCAACGACCTTGCTCGAGCTACCCTTCTTGTCCCATTCGCAGCCCAGCATAGTCGAGACGGCCATGGTAAAGTCACCTTGGCAACGCATGTGGATGGAAATATAGTCCTCTTCGGGGGCGCTGGTCAACGTAAAGGGGTGATACTGCCACAGTGACACCGCCgggcagcagaagaagatgtactGTCCAGCCCGAGTCTTGGTGTgctccttcttgatctgAATCTCGCAGACGTTGCTGGGGTGCTGGATGACCTTGGAAATGTACGTCTTGTGGCGTCCTCGGATTTCACGGGCAATTCTCTCCGCCAGGTAGATGAAGCCTCCGTACATCCAGTACTGCCAAAACACACCAATAGCCGAGGGTCCGATGCTCGTGCAAAAGGGCGCCACGTCGGGCTGGATCATGCAGTAGGCTCCGTGGATGgcccagaagatgaagaagacgatgaacaTGTGGTGGGTATACCAGAATCGCTCGTAGTTGGCGCGTCGGGGCTTCTCGATCGAGGTGAAGACCATGCCCATGAGGGCAATCAGCATCACGTATCCAGTCCAGCCAGGGCCCGAGGCAAAGTTGGCAAGCAGCCAGCCGTAGATTCCAAGGTTGTTCTTGGCCGCTACCTGGGCAAAGTTGTTCCAGTGGGCAATGGTGTGCACCcacgagaagaagacaatggaCCAGGCCGTCGTGATGTGGAAGGTGATGTTCTTGTCGAACTGGATGACGCCGTTGAGAGGAGTCTGTCGGAGGAGCGAGATGAGGGTTCTGCAGAcggggaagaggatgatgccgACATCGACGTGGAGAACCAGGGCGGCCGATCGAGCAACGACGAATGTGAAGCCAAAGGTGGCTCGAGATGTCGCCAAGCTGTCCTTGAGACCGTAGTGGACgcaggcaaaggcaaagatgaGGGCATGGGCCAGCATGAAAACGAAGACGAATCTGTTCGCATTGAGTCAGTCATCGAgtttcttgttttgtttcttctctttccccccCTGCTTCACAAAGTCCGTTTGGGAGCAACATACACTCTTCGGTATCCTTCGTTAATCATCCATCGGTCAAACTTTTCTCGCGCCGTaagctcttgctgcttctcctgtGTCATTTCTCCCGAGAGCAACATGCGCGTCAGGGGGGTCCATCTGGACCGCTCCGTCGGCCGCTCATAACTCTCGTACTTTTCGTAGTCCATTTTGAAGCAAAGTTGTGGCTGGTTGGTCGGCTGTCGCAAATCGGACGTATACCCAAGAGTTTCGAGTGAAACCTCTCGCTCTGTATCCCAACAAACGATCGGTCACGGTATAGTCTCTATAATTATCCTCCAGTTCGGAAGCGATCGATTGGCGCAGGCAGTATCGGTGGTTCAGATCCCGCTGaacgagcagcagcctaTCGAATAAGAGAGCGGAATGACTTGTAGTCAAGAAAGGACCGGTGCAAACACACACGGCtgtaaatatataaagaagagaaacgaaggagagaaagcaaTCCCGAGATCTACAGAAACCAATAGTAGTCAGTACCAAAGCgtcaaaggagaagaacCCGTCTCGCATCCAAAAGCAATTGGCTTCAACATTAACACCAAAAAGCCAGCACAGGGGAATTCACATACCACAAGATTCAACAATGCAAACTCGACCTTGCCTTGCGATCAACGCAACCCACGGGGGAAAATCCAAACAACAgacagcaaaaagagaaactaGAGATGAGAGAACAAATAAAAAGAGTCCAGACTTTCGCACCACCGAAGTCGTAAGAGAACGAGACCCTCCCCCCCGGGGGTTACGAGTACGCCAAAAACAGCAGCGAGCACGGCCGGGGATTCGCTGCCGCGTCCCTGTTACAGGTTGCAGAAGCTCGTCCATGCAGCGAAATACACGCAACGACTGCCGGACATGGGCACCCCGTTGCTAGCCAATTAGCGGCCGGCCAGCCGAGGTCTCGAAACAGACCATTGACGGTTGGTTTGATGCCAAGGgcgccttttttttcattttcgtTTTGGGGCGAGTCTTGCTCTAGCCTGCTGAAAGCActtgtatgtacgagtaacCTGTGTGATTGATTGTCGGGGGACCAGCATCTAGAAGCCCGTACCGGCGGGTGGGATATTGGCAGTCGATGCTATTCCCGACCCGAGATCTCTCCATCGTTGTCTCTTTTCGTGATCCATCCCAAATACctacagcatcttcatcgtaAACAATTCGCCTACACGGAGGATTCCCCCATATGAACACGGAGCTGCTTAGACCCAAAGGACCACCCGACATTCTCCACCATAAAAAGCCCCCGAAGCGAGAAAAGCCCCCTAGATTCCCTTCAGCTTATCGAACGCCTCTCGAAATCAAATCGCAATCTTCTGGGTCAAAGAATCCAGCAAATGGACAATCAAAGCATGTGGCAAGCAAGCGCAAAACTGCATCCATCGCCAGGCCCTCGAGTTTCAAGACTTGTGGAAAATCGTTCGATTTTTTTGTCCTTGCCGTTTTACTTGTCGCCCCCCGTCGTGGTCAATTAAATTCCCCGCATGCATAATGGCTGCGAAAGGAGGCTGAGCGCGAGGCTACATGAAACAAGATGCGACAAAAGGTGTGACGGAGATGCCCTTGGCGCTTGCCGCCTGACCCgggcttttcttttttcctcttctccaactcGTGAAATATCTCTTGTTTATTAATACCTGTTTAATCATATGAGTATcgggtttcttttcttaaACCATAGATAGTATCGGCATAGCTGCAAGACGCcgtgctcttcttttcccgtTTGTTTCCTGCCGACCTGGCGCTAATCTCATGGAGAGTCCCGTGCATTCCCTGCCTGGTTGCGCATAACCCTGCAATATCGAGGACATGGACACACCCATCCATGGATACCATTGCCTCCATACCACTTTATTCTGACCATACTGCACTCCATGTCAGAATCTCTTACTAGATTAGCTCCAAATCCTCCGCAAAGCATGACATTTTCCCTTTCATATGGACGTTAATTATCTATCTACCTACCTTCCTAGAGAGCCTATCCTACATTAACAGGTATTGCTTAGAGGTCTATTTTAGGTAGGCGGACTCCATATGTATTCTAACCTTTCCATACGGGACTACGCCGCTGTAATGTTTGACTACCTATCCACACCATATCTCAACGGATCATTCTTCACACTCTACTGTTTTCTCTAGAGGCAACACTTTTACGCATGACTTCACTTGCAACTCGACAGCACAATTCACAATCGTCATACATCACACACAAGTAAACCATTCTTATAGACGCGTTAAATCAGATGCCTGTTGTTGGATGCAGAGTACACGTTGTTGATGCAAACCCAAAGTCAAGTCCAGCCGCATAAGCCCTTGAATAGCGGATATTTCTGTCTAGTCTGCCACCTGTCCGCCGGCCATGCGTCGTCTCACCCCCAGCATCATAAACGTGGTGTACCcgaagagatgatgagaacagcaaggagaagaaagaaaaaacttgCACTGTCCGCCTTCGAATATCATCCCCGCACCCGCTTATAACGTAGAGGCTCGCCAAACATGCCGCACCGTCATTGCGTGATAGAGGACGTCAAACACCCAGC contains these protein-coding regions:
- a CDS encoding ferric reductase NAD binding domain-containing protein, translated to MDYEKYESYERPTERSRWTPLTRMLLSGEMTQEKQQELTAREKFDRWMINEGYRRVFVFVFMLAHALIFAFACVHYGLKDSLATSRATFGFTFVVARSAALVLHVDVGIILFPVCRTLISLLRQTPLNGVIQFDKNITFHITTAWSIVFFSWVHTIAHWNNFAQVAAKNNLGIYGWLLANFASGPGWTGYVMLIALMGMVFTSIEKPRRANYERFWYTHHMFIVFFIFWAIHGAYCMIQPDVAPFCTSIGPSAIGVFWQYWMYGGFIYLAERIAREIRGRHKTYISKVIQHPSNVCEIQIKKEHTKTRAGQYIFFCCPAVSLWQYHPFTLTSAPEEDYISIHMRCQGDFTMAVSTMLGCEWDKKGSSSKVVGVAGDETNDPALKRVLPRVYVDGPFGSASEDVFKYEVAVLVGAGIGVTPFASILKSIWYRMNYPQQKTRLRKVYFFWICRDFGSFEWFRSLLLAVEAQDVDNRIEIHTYLTAKIKADDATNIMINDANADKDTITGLRSPTNFGRPNWDMIFRGIRKLHSPCEAGVFFCGPKGLGSSLHVYCNKYTDPEFSFVWGKENF
- a CDS encoding major facilitator superfamily domain-containing protein → MGMVPSQDQEEKRTQLQDRAALESDNETLLQGVDEKKLVRKLDLYIIPLVMALYLFSFLDRVNIGNARLYGLEEDLSLSSEQFQVTVSILFVTYLLFEVPSNLVLKLFTPRRWIAFIVTAWGIIATLTGLVESYGSLIACRLLLGVVEAGLFPGLSVYLTFFYTKHELALRIGYLFVSAAIAGALGGLLAYGIGHMDGVRGMSGWRWIFIIEGIPSVVLGVVTLIALPNDAPSAYFLTEEEKVLMEERHKRDYGNTASSREFSRRDMMKAFTDWKVWAFSFAQFGVDTMLYGFSTFLPTIISALGEWTTAQVQLLTIPCYFLGAVAYMSIAMLSDRLQMRGVFCVIFGMISVVGYAVLLSDSSPGVHYFGCFLVACGLYVVVGLPIAWLPNNTPRYGKRTTATGMQLTFGNASGIMSAFIYPALDKPRFIRGHAVSLSMVGFGTCVYAFLWFWFWRANKNRDAGELSEEHQGLPDDELKELGDDSPHFRYTI